One Nocardioides aromaticivorans genomic window carries:
- the nusB gene encoding transcription antitermination factor NusB — protein sequence MATLMGARTKARKRALDVLYAADLRGETGVEALARVVAEGEAPSNPYTRTLIEGVTERRERIDEVLTEFSTGWSLARMPAVDRNVLRIGVWEMLWADDVPDTVAVTEAMALVQELSTDESPTFVNGVLGAIQRSKSTLV from the coding sequence GTGGCCACCCTGATGGGAGCCCGCACCAAGGCCCGCAAGCGTGCCCTCGACGTCCTGTACGCCGCCGACCTGCGCGGCGAGACGGGCGTCGAGGCGCTCGCGCGCGTCGTCGCCGAGGGCGAGGCGCCGAGCAACCCCTACACCCGCACGCTCATCGAGGGCGTGACGGAGCGGCGGGAGCGGATCGACGAGGTCCTCACCGAGTTCTCCACCGGCTGGAGCCTCGCCCGCATGCCCGCGGTCGACCGCAACGTGCTGCGGATCGGGGTCTGGGAGATGCTCTGGGCCGACGACGTGCCGGACACGGTCGCGGTGACCGAGGCGATGGCCCTGGTCCAGGAGCTGTCGACCGACGAGTCGCCGACCTTCGTCAACGGGGTCCTCGGCGCCATCCAGAGGAGCAAGTCCACGCTCGTCTGA
- the efp gene encoding elongation factor P has product MATTNDLKNGMVLNLEGQLWQVVEFQHVKPGKGPAFVRTKLKHVESGKNVDKTFNAGTKVETATVDRRSFQYLYNDGTNFVFMDVQTYDQIEVTPEIVGSAAGFLLENQDVVIATNEGRVLFIEMPASVELLVSYTEPGVVGDSATGRTKPATLETGAEIQVPLFIEQGEKIKVDTREGGSYLSRVKG; this is encoded by the coding sequence ATGGCAACGACGAACGACCTCAAGAACGGCATGGTGCTCAACCTGGAGGGCCAGCTCTGGCAGGTGGTCGAGTTCCAGCACGTGAAGCCCGGCAAGGGCCCGGCCTTCGTCCGCACCAAGCTCAAGCACGTCGAGTCGGGCAAGAACGTCGACAAGACCTTCAACGCCGGCACCAAGGTCGAGACCGCCACGGTCGACCGCCGCTCGTTCCAGTACCTCTACAACGACGGCACGAACTTCGTCTTCATGGACGTCCAGACCTACGACCAGATCGAGGTCACCCCGGAGATCGTCGGCTCCGCCGCCGGCTTCCTCCTGGAGAACCAGGACGTCGTGATCGCCACCAACGAGGGCCGCGTCCTCTTCATCGAGATGCCGGCCTCGGTCGAGCTCCTCGTCTCCTACACCGAGCCGGGCGTCGTCGGCGACTCCGCCACGGGCCGCACCAAGCCGGCCACGCTCGAGACCGGCGCCGAGATCCAGGTCCCGCTGTTCATCGAGCAGGGCGAGAAGATCAAGGTCGACACCCGCGAGGGCGGCTCGTACCTCTCCCGTGTGAAGGGCTGA
- a CDS encoding RNA polymerase sigma factor codes for MEDELITRARDGDPDAWRDLYESLTGRLLVWLESRPSGDVLTAPDDLVAETWLVAARSIADFEGDRDAFAGWLFGIARNHVRAARRRTLRRATAPVEPATLATVIPLRPPTEPGFAEEVSGADWTRRALLSLPAREREVLTCTEVAGLSNQQTAIALGMTPTAVRVARHRGLSRLRRTLPVAGLTAPR; via the coding sequence GTGGAGGACGAACTCATCACGCGGGCTCGGGACGGGGACCCCGACGCCTGGCGCGACCTCTACGAGAGCCTGACCGGCCGACTGCTGGTCTGGCTCGAGTCGCGTCCGTCCGGTGACGTGCTGACGGCCCCGGACGACCTGGTCGCGGAGACCTGGCTGGTGGCCGCCCGTTCGATCGCCGACTTCGAGGGCGACCGCGACGCCTTCGCCGGCTGGCTGTTCGGCATCGCCCGCAACCACGTCCGGGCGGCGCGTCGTCGTACCCTGCGGCGCGCGACGGCGCCCGTCGAGCCCGCCACCCTCGCCACCGTCATCCCGTTGCGTCCGCCGACCGAGCCGGGCTTCGCCGAGGAGGTGTCGGGTGCCGACTGGACCCGGCGGGCGCTGCTGTCACTGCCCGCGCGCGAGCGGGAGGTGCTCACCTGCACCGAGGTCGCCGGGTTGAGCAACCAGCAGACGGCGATCGCGCTGGGCATGACCCCGACCGCGGTCCGGGTGGCCCGTCACCGCGGGCTGAGCCGGTTGCGGCGCACCCTCCCCGTCGCGGGCCTCACTGCGCCGCGATGA
- a CDS encoding type II 3-dehydroquinate dehydratase — translation MGKQEVYVLNGPNLNRLGRRQPEIYGHTTHADLAKLLTGWGKDYGLQVRFQQTNHEGQMIDWLNNAADWGWPVVLNAAAWTHYSYAIFDACAQLTAPLVEVHISAPSKRPEEFRHTSVVTPHAAKVIEGEGIDGYRQALEFIAAQ, via the coding sequence ATGGGCAAGCAAGAGGTCTACGTCCTCAACGGGCCGAACCTGAACCGGCTGGGACGCCGGCAGCCGGAGATCTACGGCCACACCACGCACGCCGACCTCGCCAAGCTGCTGACCGGCTGGGGCAAGGACTACGGCCTCCAGGTGCGCTTCCAGCAGACCAACCACGAGGGCCAGATGATCGACTGGCTCAACAACGCCGCCGACTGGGGCTGGCCGGTCGTGCTCAACGCGGCCGCGTGGACGCACTACTCCTACGCGATCTTCGACGCCTGCGCGCAGCTGACGGCGCCGCTCGTCGAGGTGCACATCAGCGCCCCGTCGAAGCGGCCGGAGGAGTTCCGACACACCTCGGTCGTCACCCCGCACGCCGCGAAGGTGATCGAGGGCGAGGGCATCGACGGCTACCGGCAGGCGCTGGAGTTCATCGCGGCGCAGTGA
- the aroB gene encoding 3-dehydroquinate synthase translates to MSAPTVIPVATAAPYDVVVGHGVLDRLPGLLPAGVQRVAIVCPESLEDLLEPLADLLDGYEVVVLQVPDGEESKDWEVAAACWEGLGEEGFTRSDAVVTLGGGATTDLGGFVAATWLRGVAVVHVPTTLLAMVDAAVGGKTGINTPAGKNLVGSFHEPAGVLCDLALLATLPREELVAGLGEVIKCGFIADPRILELVEETEPTDLTADSPVLRELVERSVAVKAAVVAGDLKEKGGVDGHPGREALNYGHTLAHAIEKATDYGIRHGEAVAIGCVYVAELAARAGGLSPELVARHRAAFGRVGLPTSWSDASFDDLLATMRVDKKSRGNQLRFVVLEDLAKPVVLAGPSEEDLRAAYAALAGS, encoded by the coding sequence GTGAGCGCACCCACCGTCATCCCCGTGGCCACCGCGGCGCCGTACGACGTCGTGGTCGGCCACGGCGTCCTCGACCGCCTGCCGGGCCTGCTGCCGGCCGGTGTCCAGCGCGTCGCGATCGTCTGCCCGGAGTCGCTCGAGGACCTGCTCGAGCCCCTGGCGGACCTGCTCGACGGCTACGAGGTCGTCGTGCTGCAGGTGCCGGACGGCGAGGAGTCCAAGGACTGGGAGGTCGCCGCCGCGTGCTGGGAGGGGCTCGGCGAGGAGGGATTCACCCGCTCCGACGCGGTCGTGACCCTCGGCGGCGGTGCGACCACCGACCTCGGCGGGTTCGTCGCTGCCACCTGGCTGCGTGGCGTCGCGGTCGTCCACGTGCCGACGACCCTGCTCGCCATGGTCGACGCGGCCGTCGGCGGCAAGACCGGCATCAACACCCCCGCGGGCAAGAACCTCGTCGGCTCCTTCCACGAGCCCGCCGGCGTGCTCTGCGACCTGGCCCTGCTGGCGACCCTGCCGCGCGAGGAGCTGGTCGCCGGCCTCGGTGAGGTCATCAAGTGCGGCTTCATCGCCGACCCCCGGATCCTGGAGCTGGTCGAGGAGACCGAGCCGACCGACCTGACCGCCGACTCGCCGGTGCTGCGCGAGCTCGTCGAGCGGTCGGTCGCGGTGAAGGCGGCGGTCGTCGCCGGCGACCTCAAGGAGAAGGGCGGCGTCGACGGCCACCCGGGCCGCGAGGCGCTCAACTACGGCCACACCCTGGCCCACGCGATCGAGAAGGCCACCGACTACGGCATCCGCCACGGCGAGGCCGTCGCCATCGGCTGCGTGTACGTCGCCGAGCTGGCCGCCCGCGCCGGCGGGCTCTCCCCGGAGCTCGTCGCCCGCCACCGTGCTGCGTTCGGCAGGGTCGGGCTCCCGACGTCGTGGAGCGACGCCTCGTTCGACGACCTGCTCGCCACCATGCGCGTCGACAAGAAGTCGCGCGGCAACCAGCTGCGGTTCGTCGTGCTCGAGGACCTGGCGAAGCCGGTCGTGCTGGCCGGGCCCTCGGAGGAGGACCTGCGGGCGGCGTACGCGGCTCTGGCAGGATCCTGA
- a CDS encoding shikimate kinase translates to MTAPRAVLIGTMGAGKTTVGQLVAGALGVPFADTDTVIEQRIGKTVQEMFVDDGEQAFRALEREVVAEHLAGHDGVLSLGGGAVLDPGTQALLEPHRVVFLRVGLAEAVKRVGLGVGRPLLLGNVRSRVKVLLDERAPIYEGLARFIVDTDGRAPEDVAAEVVAALAALEETP, encoded by the coding sequence GTGACCGCTCCCCGCGCCGTCCTGATCGGCACGATGGGTGCCGGCAAGACGACGGTCGGACAGCTCGTCGCCGGCGCGCTCGGCGTCCCCTTCGCCGACACCGACACCGTCATCGAGCAGCGGATCGGCAAGACCGTCCAGGAGATGTTCGTCGACGACGGCGAGCAGGCCTTCCGCGCGCTCGAGCGCGAGGTCGTCGCCGAGCACCTCGCCGGCCACGACGGGGTGCTGTCGCTCGGCGGCGGCGCCGTCCTCGATCCCGGCACGCAGGCGCTGCTGGAGCCCCACCGGGTGGTCTTCCTCCGGGTCGGCCTCGCCGAGGCGGTCAAGCGGGTCGGGCTCGGCGTCGGCCGGCCGCTCCTGCTCGGCAATGTCCGCTCCCGCGTCAAGGTGCTCCTCGACGAGCGCGCCCCGATCTACGAGGGCCTGGCCCGGTTCATCGTCGACACCGACGGGCGGGCGCCCGAGGACGTCGCCGCCGAGGTCGTCGCCGCCCTCGCCGCCCTTGAGGAGACCCCGTGA
- the aroC gene encoding chorismate synthase has product MLRWLTAGESHGPSLVAILEGLPAHVEVTTDDISDSLARRRLGYGRGARMKFEADEVTLTGGVRHGRTQGGPVAIEVGNTEWPKWETVMSADPVDPEVLEKQARNAPLTRPRPGHADLAGMQKYDFDDARPILERASARETAARVALGRVASNFLEQATGARIVSHVLEIGGVRTPSREVPTPDDVARLDEDPVRCLDADGSKQMVERIDQAHKDGDTLGGVVEVVVHGLPAGLGSHVHWDRRLDARLAGALMGIQAIKGVEVGDGFELAATPGSLAHDEIVPTDEGLRRVSGRSGGTEGGMTTGEILRVRAAMKPIATVPRALRTVDLATGEEAVAHHQRSDVCAVPAAGIVAEAMVALVLADAVLEKFGGDSVGETRRNVQTYLDNLRYR; this is encoded by the coding sequence ATGTTGCGCTGGCTGACTGCGGGGGAGTCCCACGGCCCCTCCCTGGTCGCGATCCTCGAGGGCCTGCCGGCCCACGTCGAGGTCACGACCGACGACATCTCCGACTCGCTCGCCCGTCGCCGCCTGGGCTACGGCCGCGGGGCGCGGATGAAGTTCGAGGCCGACGAGGTCACCCTGACCGGCGGAGTCCGCCACGGACGCACCCAGGGCGGACCGGTCGCGATCGAGGTGGGCAACACCGAGTGGCCCAAGTGGGAGACGGTCATGTCGGCCGACCCGGTCGACCCGGAGGTGCTGGAGAAGCAGGCGCGCAACGCCCCGCTGACCCGCCCGCGCCCGGGCCACGCCGACCTCGCCGGCATGCAGAAGTACGACTTCGACGACGCCCGCCCGATCCTGGAGCGCGCCTCCGCGCGTGAGACCGCGGCCCGCGTCGCGCTCGGCCGCGTCGCCAGCAACTTCCTCGAGCAGGCCACCGGCGCCCGCATCGTCAGCCACGTGCTGGAGATCGGTGGTGTCCGTACGCCGTCGCGCGAGGTCCCGACGCCCGACGACGTCGCGCGTCTCGACGAGGACCCCGTGCGCTGCCTCGACGCGGACGGCTCGAAGCAGATGGTCGAGCGGATCGACCAGGCCCACAAGGACGGCGACACCCTCGGGGGCGTCGTCGAGGTCGTGGTCCACGGCCTCCCGGCCGGCCTCGGCTCGCACGTGCACTGGGACCGCCGCCTCGACGCGCGCCTCGCCGGCGCGCTGATGGGCATCCAGGCGATCAAGGGCGTCGAGGTCGGCGACGGCTTCGAGCTCGCCGCCACGCCCGGCTCGCTCGCCCACGACGAGATCGTCCCCACCGACGAGGGCCTGCGCCGCGTCTCGGGGCGCTCCGGCGGCACCGAGGGCGGCATGACCACGGGCGAGATCCTCCGGGTCCGCGCCGCGATGAAGCCCATCGCGACCGTCCCGCGGGCGCTGCGCACCGTCGACCTGGCCACCGGCGAGGAGGCCGTCGCGCACCACCAGCGCTCCGACGTGTGCGCCGTCCCGGCCGCCGGCATCGTCGCCGAGGCGATGGTCGCGCTGGTGCTGGCGGACGCCGTGCTGGAGAAGTTCGGCGGCGACTCCGTCGGCGAGACCCGGCGCAACGTGCAGACCTACCTCGACAACCTCCGCTACCGGTGA
- a CDS encoding prepilin peptidase produces MLALPVLVGALAGLLGGLAVPRLVAWCPEPEHDPAENPDDFPDHVPFAELAARPRLGLWCGLAGALVGATLGVSIGWGWALLWLLAVVAPCIALAVIDYVTWYLPKRLVLPSYAVVAVLEVVGAVALGKPTLLVLAVGGMVVLGGYYGLMWIISPRIMAFGDVRLGGLIGLALGPLGAASVLVSVLAAAVLSVLAYVPMRLRGNAIRREGVRGPLKENLPYGPFLLLGALVAVVVGRVLAGL; encoded by the coding sequence ATGCTCGCGCTCCCTGTCCTCGTCGGTGCGCTCGCGGGCCTGCTGGGCGGTCTCGCCGTCCCGCGGCTGGTCGCGTGGTGCCCGGAGCCCGAGCACGACCCGGCCGAGAACCCGGACGACTTCCCCGACCACGTCCCGTTCGCCGAGCTGGCGGCACGCCCGCGCCTCGGCCTGTGGTGCGGCCTCGCCGGCGCCCTGGTCGGCGCCACGCTGGGCGTGTCGATCGGCTGGGGGTGGGCGCTGCTGTGGCTGCTCGCCGTCGTGGCGCCGTGCATCGCGCTCGCGGTGATCGACTACGTGACCTGGTACCTCCCGAAGCGGCTCGTCCTGCCGTCGTACGCCGTCGTGGCGGTGCTCGAGGTCGTCGGGGCCGTCGCCCTGGGCAAGCCGACGCTGCTCGTCCTCGCGGTCGGGGGCATGGTCGTGCTCGGCGGCTACTACGGCCTGATGTGGATCATCAGCCCGCGGATCATGGCATTCGGCGACGTCCGCCTCGGCGGGCTGATCGGCCTCGCGCTCGGCCCGCTCGGCGCGGCGTCCGTCCTCGTCTCCGTGCTGGCTGCCGCGGTGCTCTCCGTGCTCGCCTACGTGCCGATGAGGCTGCGCGGCAACGCGATCCGCCGCGAAGGGGTGAGGGGGCCGCTGAAGGAGAACCTGCCCTACGGCCCGTTCCTGCTGCTGGGTGCGCTCGTGGCCGTCGTCGTGGGACGGGTCCTGGCCGGCCTGTAG
- a CDS encoding shikimate dehydrogenase: MTSAEPVDRAVPRYGVVGDPIAHSLSPVLHRAGYDALGISARYDAVRVPEGTLASYAAGLGPEWRGLSVTAPLKREALALATTVTERATLAGGANTLVRTADGWAADNTDLPGAVAAIRETYDGPAGVATIIGAGATAASTGLALADLGVRTIRLLAREPARAAETAAALARDTRLEVDVLPLDGAAVVGEIVVSTIPVAAQTDALVAATCGAAVVFEVVYDPWPSPIAAAAQERGQAVVSGLDLLVHQAVLQFAMFTGHNGPLETMRKAGEAALAAR, encoded by the coding sequence ATGACGAGTGCTGAGCCGGTCGACCGTGCGGTGCCGCGGTACGGCGTCGTGGGCGACCCGATCGCCCACTCGCTGTCTCCCGTCCTGCACCGCGCCGGGTACGACGCCCTCGGCATCTCCGCGCGGTACGACGCCGTGCGGGTCCCCGAGGGCACCCTGGCGTCGTACGCCGCCGGCCTGGGGCCGGAGTGGCGCGGCCTGTCGGTCACGGCGCCGCTGAAGCGGGAGGCGCTCGCGCTCGCGACGACGGTCACCGAGCGGGCCACCCTGGCGGGCGGCGCGAACACCCTGGTCCGCACCGCCGACGGGTGGGCGGCCGACAACACCGACCTGCCGGGCGCGGTCGCCGCGATCCGGGAGACCTACGACGGGCCGGCCGGCGTGGCCACGATCATCGGCGCCGGCGCGACGGCCGCCTCGACCGGCCTGGCGCTCGCCGACCTCGGCGTCCGCACGATCCGCCTGCTGGCGCGCGAGCCCGCCCGGGCGGCGGAGACCGCGGCGGCGCTGGCCCGGGACACCCGGCTCGAGGTCGACGTCCTGCCGCTGGACGGGGCAGCCGTGGTGGGGGAGATCGTGGTCTCGACGATCCCGGTCGCCGCGCAGACCGACGCCCTGGTGGCCGCGACGTGCGGCGCCGCGGTGGTCTTCGAGGTCGTCTACGACCCGTGGCCCTCGCCGATCGCGGCCGCAGCGCAGGAGCGCGGACAGGCAGTGGTGTCGGGTCTCGACCTGCTCGTGCACCAGGCCGTGCTCCAGTTCGCGATGTTCACTGGTCACAACGGGCCATTGGAGACCATGCGGAAGGCGGGCGAGGCGGCCCTGGCCGCCCGATAG
- the mltG gene encoding endolytic transglycosylase MltG, giving the protein MTESVLPDIEPGRRRAPKRRSGGLRILLVFAVFAAALALAFVYVVRPAWDRLFADPEDYPGPGKGEVTVVIDPGQSVQSMGEELEELDVVASSEAFVDAAKANADSQRIQAATYTMRKQMKASDAVAYLADPANAGAGNTVTIPEGARVRDVVATIVEKTDFTKPQLTKLLASPATIGLPAEAAGNPEGYLYPATYEITDSTTPKSLLSQMVAKTAAVEKDLGIAGRAKQLGLTPHEVITVASILEYEANREPDYPKVARVIYNRLDDGMRLQLDSTVSYVSKRKGDVWTTAEERQDDSLYNTYQHEGLPPGPIGSPGQATIEAALRPADGPWLYFVPDYENDTTVFSTTLAEHNVAVERLREYCRTHDEC; this is encoded by the coding sequence ATGACTGAGTCGGTCCTTCCGGACATCGAGCCAGGGCGCCGGCGCGCACCGAAGCGTCGCTCGGGCGGCCTGCGCATCCTCCTCGTCTTCGCCGTCTTCGCCGCGGCGCTCGCCCTCGCCTTCGTGTACGTCGTCCGGCCGGCCTGGGACCGCCTGTTCGCCGATCCCGAGGACTACCCGGGCCCGGGCAAGGGCGAGGTGACCGTGGTCATCGACCCGGGCCAGAGCGTCCAGTCGATGGGTGAGGAGCTCGAGGAGCTCGACGTCGTCGCCTCGTCGGAGGCGTTCGTGGACGCTGCGAAGGCCAATGCCGACTCGCAGCGCATCCAGGCGGCGACGTACACGATGAGGAAGCAGATGAAGGCGTCCGACGCGGTCGCCTATCTCGCCGACCCGGCCAACGCGGGCGCCGGCAACACGGTCACGATCCCCGAGGGCGCACGGGTGCGCGACGTCGTCGCCACCATCGTCGAGAAGACCGACTTCACCAAGCCGCAGCTGACCAAGCTGCTCGCCAGCCCGGCGACGATCGGCCTGCCGGCCGAGGCGGCCGGCAACCCCGAGGGCTACCTCTACCCGGCGACCTACGAGATCACCGACAGCACGACGCCCAAGAGCCTGCTCAGCCAGATGGTGGCCAAGACCGCGGCCGTCGAGAAGGACCTCGGGATCGCCGGCCGGGCGAAGCAGCTCGGCCTCACCCCGCACGAGGTGATCACGGTCGCGAGCATCCTCGAGTACGAGGCCAACCGCGAGCCGGACTACCCGAAGGTCGCCCGGGTGATCTACAACCGCCTCGACGACGGGATGCGGCTGCAGCTCGACTCGACCGTGTCCTACGTCAGCAAGCGCAAGGGCGACGTCTGGACCACGGCCGAGGAGCGCCAGGACGACTCGCTCTACAACACCTACCAGCACGAGGGCCTGCCGCCGGGCCCGATCGGCTCGCCCGGCCAGGCGACGATCGAGGCCGCGCTGCGCCCCGCCGACGGGCCGTGGCTCTACTTCGTCCCCGACTACGAGAACGACACGACGGTGTTCTCCACGACGCTCGCCGAGCACAACGTGGCGGTCGAGCGGCTGCGGGAGTACTGCCGGACCCATGACGAGTGCTGA
- the ruvX gene encoding Holliday junction resolvase RuvX, which yields MRFGVRLGVDPGDARIGVARSDPSGMLATPVETVRRGKGDLRRIHQIATAEEAVEVVLGLPRSLSGTEGPAAVKTREFAVRLARRIAPVPVRLVDERLTTVTAEAMLRDQRKGAKRRAVVDQVAAVVILQQALDSERATGQPPGELVTPDEQDRDEGDA from the coding sequence ATGCGCTTCGGCGTCCGGCTCGGCGTCGACCCGGGTGACGCCCGGATCGGCGTCGCCCGCAGCGACCCGTCGGGCATGCTCGCCACCCCTGTCGAGACGGTACGACGGGGCAAGGGCGACCTGCGCCGCATCCACCAGATCGCGACGGCGGAGGAGGCGGTCGAGGTCGTCCTGGGCCTGCCCCGCTCGCTGTCGGGGACCGAGGGGCCGGCGGCGGTGAAGACCCGCGAGTTCGCCGTGCGGCTGGCGCGGCGGATCGCGCCCGTCCCGGTGCGACTCGTCGACGAGCGGCTCACCACCGTGACCGCGGAGGCTATGCTGCGCGACCAGCGCAAGGGTGCGAAGCGACGAGCCGTGGTGGACCAGGTGGCGGCCGTCGTGATCCTGCAGCAGGCGCTCGACTCCGAGCGCGCCACCGGCCAACCCCCCGGCGAGCTGGTGACCCCCGACGAGCAGGACAGGGACGAGGGAGACGCATGA